One genomic segment of Mycolicibacterium gilvum includes these proteins:
- a CDS encoding secondary thiamine-phosphate synthase enzyme YjbQ: MQTETLDIDTSRRRFVDLTSAVRDFCAERGPDAGGLCNVFVPHATAGIAVIETGSGSDHDLIDAIERLLPRDDRYRHAHGSPGHGADHVMPGLVSPSVTIPVAGGEPLLGTWQSVVLIDLNRDNRRRSVRLSFVSG; encoded by the coding sequence GTGCAGACCGAGACGCTCGACATCGACACCTCCCGGCGCAGGTTCGTCGACCTGACGTCGGCCGTGCGGGATTTCTGTGCGGAACGCGGCCCTGACGCCGGCGGACTGTGCAACGTGTTCGTGCCGCACGCGACGGCGGGGATCGCGGTGATCGAGACGGGTTCGGGTTCCGACCACGACCTGATCGATGCGATCGAGCGACTCCTGCCCCGCGACGACCGATACCGCCATGCACACGGATCACCGGGGCACGGCGCCGACCATGTGATGCCGGGGTTGGTGTCTCCGTCGGTGACGATTCCGGTGGCCGGGGGCGAGCCGCTGCTGGGAACCTGGCAGAGCGTCGTGCTCATCGATCTGAACAGGGACAATCGCCGCCGATCGGTGCGGCTGAGCTTCGTGTCGGGCTGA
- a CDS encoding prepilin peptidase: MGDVAAGVAAAGVLVWLIALSAFDIRHRRLPNVLTLPGAAVILVAATVVGHGGPALLGATALFAVYVTVHLFSPGALGAGDVKLAIGLGALTGAYGADVWVVAALGASLMTGALALCRRLQGAGPDVPHGPSMCLAAGTALGLAALA, encoded by the coding sequence ATGGGGGACGTCGCGGCGGGGGTCGCCGCCGCTGGTGTGCTGGTCTGGCTGATCGCGTTGAGCGCCTTCGACATTCGGCATCGCCGTCTCCCCAACGTGCTGACCCTGCCCGGAGCGGCGGTGATCCTGGTGGCCGCGACCGTCGTCGGCCACGGCGGCCCCGCGTTGCTCGGCGCGACCGCGTTGTTCGCCGTCTACGTGACCGTGCACCTGTTCTCGCCGGGCGCACTGGGGGCCGGCGACGTGAAGCTCGCCATCGGACTGGGCGCTCTGACGGGTGCCTACGGCGCTGATGTCTGGGTGGTCGCTGCCCTCGGGGCCTCGCTGATGACCGGGGCGCTGGCGCTGTGCCGGCGACTGCAGGGGGCCGGGCCCGACGTGCCGCACGGACCGTCGATGTGTCTGGCTGCGGGAACCGCGCTCGGCCTGGCCGCTCTGGCCTGA
- a CDS encoding shikimate kinase, producing the protein MAPKAVLIGLPGSGKSTIGRRLAKSLGVPLLDTDNAIEETTGRTIADIFATDGESEFRRIEEQVIRDALATHDGVLSLGGGAVTTEGVREALAGHTVIYLEISAAEGVRRTGGSTVRPLLAGPDRGEKFKALMAERVPLYRQVATMRVNTNHRNPGAVVRYICARLENPDAEPDRRRRRSVWRRAPLSLTASPSTEAPPSPATVAARKARGSSCMRKDPQ; encoded by the coding sequence ATGGCGCCGAAGGCGGTCCTCATCGGCCTGCCGGGATCGGGCAAGTCCACGATCGGACGCCGGCTGGCCAAGAGCCTCGGTGTGCCGCTGCTCGACACCGACAACGCGATCGAGGAGACCACCGGTCGCACCATCGCCGACATCTTCGCCACCGACGGCGAATCCGAGTTCCGCCGCATCGAGGAGCAGGTGATCCGCGACGCGCTCGCCACCCACGACGGAGTGCTGTCGCTGGGCGGTGGCGCGGTGACCACCGAAGGGGTGCGCGAAGCCCTCGCCGGGCACACCGTGATCTACCTGGAGATCAGCGCCGCCGAGGGGGTGCGCCGCACCGGAGGCTCCACCGTCCGGCCCCTGCTGGCCGGACCCGACCGTGGCGAGAAGTTCAAAGCGCTGATGGCAGAACGTGTTCCGCTGTACCGGCAGGTCGCGACAATGAGGGTCAACACCAACCATCGCAACCCCGGCGCCGTGGTGCGCTACATCTGCGCGCGGCTGGAGAATCCCGACGCCGAACCGGATCGCCGCCGCAGGCGTTCGGTGTGGCGCCGGGCGCCGTTGTCGCTGACGGCATCCCCGTCCACCGAGGCGCCGCCGAGTCCGGCCACCGTCGCGGCCAGGAAGGCCCGAGGATCATCGTGCATGCGAAAGGACCCGCAGTGA
- a CDS encoding GlsB/YeaQ/YmgE family stress response membrane protein produces MTITGIISAILIGIVVGVLGRLVLPGKQSIGMLVTILVGIVSAFLGTALARAIGIPTATSGIDWLELLVQVVVAAIGVALVAALMGRRAGVAGRGRTGTLR; encoded by the coding sequence ATGACCATTACCGGCATCATCAGCGCAATTCTCATCGGCATCGTCGTCGGCGTTCTCGGCCGGCTCGTCCTACCGGGTAAGCAGTCGATCGGCATGCTCGTGACGATCCTGGTCGGCATCGTCTCGGCGTTCCTCGGCACGGCGCTGGCGCGCGCGATCGGCATCCCGACGGCCACCAGCGGCATCGACTGGCTGGAGCTGCTCGTCCAGGTCGTCGTCGCGGCCATCGGTGTGGCACTGGTCGCCGCGCTGATGGGTCGTCGGGCAGGTGTCGCGGGCCGGGGGCGCACGGGCACGCTTCGCTGA
- a CDS encoding DUF3097 domain-containing protein, with amino-acid sequence MADRYGTDILADNPHRARKPRSVETPIEIGMVVEDAQTGFVGAIVRVEYGRMELEDRNGRRKPFPVGPGYLIDGKPVILTAPKKAGPAAPTRTASGSVAVQGARAKVALASRIYVEGRHDAELVEQVWGEDLRIEGVVVEYLGGVDDLAAIVADFRPGPGRRLGVLVDHLVAGSKEARIAEAVRRGPGGEHTLVVGHPFIDIWEAVKPARLGMKAWPVIPKGQDWKHGVCAALGWRHRDQADIAAAWQKIRGRVRDWTDLEPELIGRVEELIDFVTAPV; translated from the coding sequence GTGGCTGATCGCTATGGCACCGACATCCTGGCCGACAACCCGCACCGGGCGCGCAAGCCCCGTTCCGTCGAGACACCCATCGAGATCGGGATGGTCGTCGAGGACGCCCAGACCGGGTTCGTCGGCGCCATCGTGCGCGTCGAGTACGGCCGGATGGAACTCGAAGACCGCAACGGCCGTCGTAAACCGTTCCCGGTCGGGCCGGGCTATCTGATCGACGGCAAGCCCGTCATCCTTACCGCACCGAAGAAGGCGGGACCGGCGGCGCCGACGCGCACCGCGTCCGGGTCCGTCGCGGTCCAGGGTGCCCGCGCGAAAGTCGCACTGGCCAGCCGCATCTACGTCGAGGGGCGCCACGACGCCGAACTCGTCGAGCAGGTGTGGGGGGAGGACCTGCGCATCGAGGGCGTGGTCGTCGAGTACCTCGGCGGGGTCGACGACCTCGCCGCGATCGTCGCCGACTTCCGGCCCGGTCCGGGCCGACGGCTCGGCGTGCTGGTCGACCATCTCGTCGCAGGGTCGAAGGAGGCGCGCATCGCCGAAGCGGTGAGGCGCGGACCCGGTGGCGAACACACGCTCGTCGTCGGACACCCGTTCATCGACATCTGGGAGGCGGTCAAACCCGCCCGTCTCGGCATGAAGGCCTGGCCGGTGATACCGAAGGGGCAGGACTGGAAGCACGGCGTGTGCGCCGCGCTGGGCTGGCGGCACCGCGACCAGGCCGACATCGCGGCGGCCTGGCAGAAGATCAGGGGTCGGGTACGGGACTGGACCGACCTGGAACCCGAGCTGATCGGCCGGGTCGAGGAGCTGATCGACTTCGTCACCGCGCCCGTGTAA
- the aroC gene encoding chorismate synthase → MLRWTTAGESHGRALVAMVEGMVAGVEVTSGDVAGQLARRRLGYGRGARMKFEQDQVTMLTGLRHGVTLGGPIAIEIGNTEWPKWETVMAPDPVDPESLADSAARNAPLTRPRPGHADYAGMLKYGFDDARPVLERASARETAARVAAGTVARAFLRQALGVEIVSHVISIGASKPYDGPPPSAADLAAIDDSPVRAFDSDSEALMIAEIEAAKRDGDTLGGVVEVVAHGLPVGLGSFTSGDDRLDSQLAGAVMGIQAIKGVEIGDGFETARRRGSVAHDEIYPGPDGVMRSTNRAGGLEGGMTNGLPVRVRAAMKPISTVPRALATIDMTTGEEAVAIHQRSDVCAVPAAGVVVETMVALVLARAALAKFGGDSLGETRANIDGYLRAVSAREPSANGAPT, encoded by the coding sequence GTGTTGCGATGGACGACTGCAGGTGAATCCCACGGCCGGGCGTTGGTGGCGATGGTCGAGGGGATGGTCGCCGGCGTCGAGGTGACCTCCGGTGACGTCGCCGGGCAGTTGGCCCGTCGGCGGCTGGGCTACGGCCGTGGCGCCCGGATGAAGTTCGAGCAGGACCAGGTGACGATGCTGACCGGGCTTCGCCACGGCGTCACCCTCGGCGGACCCATCGCCATCGAGATCGGCAACACCGAATGGCCCAAGTGGGAGACCGTGATGGCTCCCGACCCCGTCGACCCGGAATCCCTGGCCGACAGCGCCGCGCGCAACGCGCCGCTGACCCGGCCCCGACCCGGGCACGCCGACTACGCGGGAATGCTCAAGTACGGCTTCGACGACGCGCGGCCGGTGCTGGAACGGGCGAGCGCGCGCGAGACCGCGGCCCGCGTGGCGGCGGGCACCGTCGCCCGCGCGTTCCTGCGCCAGGCGCTCGGCGTCGAGATCGTCTCGCATGTGATCTCCATCGGCGCCTCGAAGCCCTACGACGGACCGCCGCCGTCGGCCGCCGATCTCGCCGCGATCGACGACAGCCCGGTGCGGGCGTTCGACTCCGACAGCGAAGCGCTGATGATCGCCGAGATCGAGGCGGCCAAACGCGACGGCGACACCCTCGGCGGCGTCGTCGAGGTCGTGGCACACGGTCTCCCGGTCGGCCTCGGCTCCTTCACCAGCGGTGACGACAGGCTCGACAGCCAACTCGCCGGGGCCGTGATGGGCATCCAGGCCATCAAGGGTGTGGAGATCGGTGACGGGTTCGAGACCGCGCGCCGCCGTGGCAGCGTCGCCCACGACGAGATCTACCCGGGTCCGGACGGCGTGATGAGGTCCACCAACCGCGCCGGCGGTCTCGAAGGCGGCATGACCAACGGCCTGCCGGTTCGGGTACGCGCGGCGATGAAGCCGATCTCGACCGTGCCGCGCGCGCTGGCCACCATCGACATGACCACAGGTGAAGAGGCTGTCGCGATCCACCAGCGCTCCGATGTGTGTGCGGTGCCCGCCGCGGGCGTCGTGGTGGAGACGATGGTCGCGCTCGTGCTCGCCCGCGCGGCCCTGGCCAAGTTCGGCGGCGACTCGCTCGGTGAGACGCGGGCCAACATCGACGGCTATCTGCGCGCCGTCTCCGCCCGAGAACCCTCCGCGAACGGGGCGCCGACCTGA
- a CDS encoding endolytic transglycosylase MltG yields MTDEWQSGRAEPLAVGPPRQRMTRRERARAERQRRRRRAGLVITLSMLVVVVVVAVFLGSKMWHSLFGGTTGDYAGDGVNDVVIQVHDGDSTTAIGQTLQDNNVVANVKTFVDAADGNSAISAIQPGFYKVRTEIPASSAVQRLADPANRVGKLTIPEGRQLDDVRDVKTNAVTAGILTLIANASCVDLDGDRRCVSADDLKQIAGAAAPADLGVPQWATDAVDRMGADHRRLEGLIAPGTWNIDPSAQPQDILFTLISTSASQYEQSGLLTAAESVDLSPYEILTVASLVQREATPEDFSKVARVIYNRLDERRTLEFDSTVNYPLDRVEVATTDADRGQATPWNTYVRPGLPATPICSPGNPALVAAENPEPGDWLYFVTIDLQGTTLFTREYEQHLANIQLALRNGVLDSGR; encoded by the coding sequence ATGACTGACGAATGGCAGAGTGGCCGCGCCGAGCCGCTGGCGGTGGGACCGCCGAGGCAACGGATGACGCGCCGCGAGCGCGCACGGGCCGAGCGCCAGCGGCGACGCCGCCGGGCCGGTCTGGTGATCACGCTGTCGATGCTCGTGGTGGTGGTGGTCGTCGCCGTCTTCCTGGGCTCGAAGATGTGGCACTCGCTGTTCGGCGGCACCACCGGCGACTACGCCGGTGACGGCGTCAACGACGTGGTGATCCAGGTGCACGACGGCGACTCGACCACCGCGATCGGGCAGACGCTGCAGGACAACAACGTCGTCGCCAACGTCAAGACCTTCGTCGACGCGGCCGACGGAAACTCGGCGATCTCGGCGATCCAGCCCGGTTTCTACAAGGTGCGCACCGAGATCCCGGCGTCCAGCGCGGTGCAACGCCTCGCGGATCCGGCCAACCGGGTGGGCAAGCTGACCATCCCCGAGGGCCGCCAGCTCGACGACGTCAGGGACGTCAAGACCAACGCCGTGACCGCAGGCATCCTGACCCTGATCGCGAACGCGTCGTGCGTCGACCTCGACGGCGACCGGCGATGCGTGTCGGCCGACGACCTCAAGCAGATCGCCGGGGCAGCTGCGCCCGCCGACCTCGGCGTCCCGCAATGGGCGACCGACGCCGTCGACCGGATGGGCGCCGACCATCGCAGGCTCGAAGGCCTGATCGCGCCAGGGACCTGGAACATCGACCCGTCGGCGCAACCGCAGGACATCCTGTTCACGCTCATCTCCACCAGCGCGAGCCAGTATGAGCAGAGCGGCCTGCTCACGGCCGCCGAGTCGGTCGACCTGTCGCCCTACGAGATCCTGACCGTCGCGTCGCTGGTGCAGCGCGAGGCCACGCCGGAGGACTTCTCGAAGGTGGCCCGCGTCATCTACAACCGGCTCGACGAGCGCCGCACGCTGGAATTCGACTCCACGGTGAACTATCCACTGGATCGTGTCGAGGTCGCGACGACCGACGCCGACCGCGGCCAGGCCACACCGTGGAACACCTACGTGCGACCGGGGCTGCCCGCCACGCCGATCTGCTCGCCGGGCAACCCGGCACTGGTCGCCGCGGAGAACCCCGAGCCGGGCGACTGGCTGTACTTCGTGACGATCGACCTGCAGGGCACCACCCTGTTCACCCGCGAATACGAGCAGCACCTGGCCAACATCCAGCTCGCGTTGCGCAACGGTGTCCTCGACTCCGGCCGCTGA
- a CDS encoding shikimate dehydrogenase — protein sequence MSSTPAADRPRRAAVLGSPIAHSRSPQLHLAAYAALGLSSWRYDRIECGEDELPGFVAGLGDEWVGLSVTMPGKFAALRCADEATERARLVGSANTLVHTATGWRADNTDIDGVAGALADAGVSGSAVVVGSGGTAPAVVAGLVQLGARHVTVVARNAEKAQGMVALGRRCGATTEWVDLTGDDVTGAVAAADVVVNTVPADAVAPYAPRLAGTPVLLDAIYDPWPTPLAAAVTAAGGRVISGLEMLLNQAFAQVEQFTGMPAPQKAMRGALGLA from the coding sequence GTGTCCTCGACTCCGGCCGCTGATCGGCCCCGGCGGGCCGCGGTCCTGGGCTCGCCGATCGCGCATTCACGCTCCCCGCAGCTGCATCTGGCGGCCTACGCGGCGCTGGGGCTGAGCAGCTGGCGGTACGACCGCATCGAGTGCGGCGAGGACGAGCTGCCCGGCTTCGTCGCCGGTCTCGGAGACGAATGGGTGGGGCTCTCGGTGACCATGCCCGGCAAGTTCGCGGCGCTGCGCTGCGCCGACGAGGCCACCGAGCGGGCCCGGCTGGTGGGTTCGGCGAACACCCTGGTGCACACGGCGACCGGCTGGCGCGCCGACAACACCGACATCGACGGGGTGGCGGGCGCGCTCGCCGACGCCGGAGTGTCCGGATCCGCGGTCGTCGTGGGGTCGGGCGGGACGGCGCCGGCGGTGGTCGCCGGCCTGGTCCAGCTCGGCGCGCGCCACGTCACGGTCGTCGCCCGCAACGCGGAGAAGGCCCAGGGAATGGTGGCGCTGGGGCGGCGGTGCGGTGCCACCACCGAGTGGGTCGATCTGACCGGCGACGACGTGACCGGCGCCGTCGCTGCCGCGGACGTCGTGGTCAACACGGTCCCCGCCGACGCGGTCGCACCCTATGCGCCGCGGCTGGCCGGAACGCCGGTGCTGCTGGACGCGATCTACGATCCGTGGCCCACACCGCTGGCCGCGGCCGTGACCGCCGCCGGCGGACGCGTCATCAGCGGCCTGGAGATGCTGCTGAACCAGGCCTTCGCCCAGGTCGAACAGTTCACCGGGATGCCCGCGCCGCAGAAAGCGATGCGGGGGGCCCTGGGTCTGGCTTAG
- the alaS gene encoding alanine--tRNA ligase, giving the protein MQTHEIRKRFLDHFVKAGHTEVPSASVILDDPNLLFVNAGMVQFVPYFLGQRTPPWDRATSVQKCIRTPDIDEVGITTRHNTFFQMAGNFSFGDYFKKGAIELAWSLLTNPVSEGGYGFDPERLWATVYLDDDEAIELWQEVAGLPAERIQRRGMADNYWSMGIPGPCGPCSEIYYDRGPDYGIDGGPEANEDRYIEIWNLVFMQNERGEGTSKDDFEILGPLPRKNIDTGMGVERIACLLQGVDNVYETDLVRPVIDLVAGIAPRGYGQGNHTDDVRYRIIGDHSRTAAIIIGDGVTPGNEGRGYVLRRLLRRIIRAAKLLGVEQPIMGELMATVRDEMGPSYPELVTDFERINRIAIAEETAFNRTLTAGSRLFEDAAETTRKAGSTVLSGDDAFTLHDTFGFPIDLTLEMAAEAGLSVDEEGFRGLMAEQRRRAKADAAARKQAHTDLSAYRELVDAGPTEFTGFDELTTEARILGIFVDGRRVPVVSHVQGGDAPGRVELILNRSPFYAESGGQIADEGTVTGTGASQTAKAAVTDVQKIAKTLWAHRITVESGEFVEGDTIVAAVDPRWRHGATQGHSGTHMVHAALRQVLGPNAVQAGSLNRPGYLRFDFNWQGALSDDQRSQIEEVTNEAVEADYEVHNFTTELEKAKSMGAMALFGENYPDEVRVVEIGGPFSIELCGGTHVRSSAQIGPVTILGESSVGSGVRRVEAYVGLDSFRHLAKERALMAGLASSLKVPSDEVPARVENLVERLRAAEKELDRLRLVNARAAAANAAAGAEQIGGIRLVAQRMAGGISAGDLRSLVGDIRGKLGSDPAVVALISEADDDTVPFVVAVNQAAQDRGLRANDLVKVLGAAVNGRGGGKADLAQGSGKGAAGIDAALAAIRAEMGRS; this is encoded by the coding sequence GTGCAGACACACGAGATCAGGAAGCGGTTCCTTGATCATTTCGTGAAGGCGGGCCATACCGAGGTGCCCAGCGCTTCGGTGATCCTCGACGATCCGAACCTGTTGTTCGTCAACGCCGGCATGGTGCAGTTCGTCCCCTACTTCCTCGGGCAGCGCACCCCACCGTGGGATCGGGCCACCAGCGTTCAGAAGTGCATCCGCACCCCCGACATCGACGAGGTCGGGATCACCACCCGGCACAACACCTTCTTCCAGATGGCCGGCAACTTCAGCTTCGGCGACTACTTCAAGAAGGGCGCCATCGAGCTGGCGTGGTCGCTGCTGACCAACCCGGTCTCCGAAGGCGGGTACGGCTTCGACCCCGAAAGGCTCTGGGCCACCGTCTATCTGGACGACGACGAGGCCATCGAGCTGTGGCAGGAGGTCGCCGGGCTGCCGGCCGAACGCATCCAGCGGCGCGGAATGGCCGACAACTACTGGTCCATGGGCATTCCCGGTCCGTGCGGGCCGTGCTCGGAGATCTACTACGACCGCGGACCCGACTACGGCATCGACGGCGGACCCGAGGCCAACGAGGACCGCTACATCGAGATCTGGAATCTCGTGTTCATGCAGAACGAGCGCGGTGAGGGCACCTCGAAGGACGACTTCGAGATCCTCGGGCCGCTGCCGCGCAAGAACATCGACACCGGGATGGGCGTCGAGCGCATCGCCTGCCTGCTCCAGGGCGTCGACAACGTCTACGAGACCGACCTGGTGCGCCCGGTCATCGACCTCGTCGCCGGAATCGCCCCGCGCGGTTACGGACAGGGCAACCACACTGACGACGTCCGCTACCGCATCATCGGCGACCACAGCCGCACCGCGGCGATCATCATCGGCGACGGGGTCACCCCCGGCAACGAGGGCCGCGGCTATGTCCTGCGGCGGCTCCTGCGCCGCATCATCCGGGCGGCCAAGCTGCTCGGTGTCGAGCAGCCGATCATGGGTGAGCTGATGGCGACGGTGCGCGACGAGATGGGTCCGTCGTATCCGGAGCTGGTGACGGACTTCGAGCGGATCAACCGCATCGCGATTGCCGAGGAGACGGCGTTCAACCGCACCCTCACGGCCGGCTCCCGGCTCTTCGAGGACGCCGCGGAGACCACCCGCAAGGCCGGGTCCACGGTGCTCTCCGGCGACGACGCGTTCACGCTGCACGACACCTTCGGGTTCCCGATCGACCTGACGCTGGAGATGGCCGCCGAAGCGGGGCTCAGCGTCGACGAGGAAGGCTTCCGCGGCCTGATGGCCGAACAGCGCCGTCGTGCGAAGGCCGACGCGGCGGCCCGCAAGCAGGCGCACACCGACCTGTCGGCCTACCGCGAGCTCGTCGACGCCGGCCCCACCGAGTTCACCGGCTTCGATGAATTGACCACCGAGGCAAGGATTCTCGGGATCTTCGTCGACGGCAGACGCGTTCCGGTGGTGTCGCATGTGCAGGGCGGAGACGCTCCCGGACGGGTCGAGCTGATCCTGAACCGCTCCCCGTTCTACGCCGAGTCCGGCGGGCAGATCGCCGACGAGGGCACCGTCACCGGCACCGGGGCGTCGCAGACCGCGAAGGCCGCCGTCACCGACGTGCAGAAGATCGCGAAAACGCTGTGGGCGCACCGCATCACGGTCGAGTCCGGTGAGTTCGTCGAGGGCGACACCATCGTCGCAGCCGTCGACCCCCGGTGGCGCCACGGTGCCACCCAGGGGCATTCGGGCACCCACATGGTGCACGCGGCGCTGCGACAGGTCCTGGGCCCCAACGCCGTTCAGGCCGGATCGCTGAACCGGCCCGGCTATCTGCGGTTCGACTTCAACTGGCAGGGTGCGCTGTCCGACGATCAGCGCTCCCAGATAGAAGAAGTGACCAACGAGGCCGTCGAGGCCGACTACGAGGTGCACAACTTCACCACCGAACTGGAGAAGGCCAAGTCGATGGGCGCGATGGCGCTCTTCGGCGAGAACTACCCCGACGAGGTCAGGGTGGTCGAGATCGGCGGGCCGTTCTCCATCGAGCTGTGCGGTGGCACCCACGTGCGAAGCTCGGCCCAGATCGGACCCGTCACGATCCTCGGCGAGTCCTCGGTGGGCTCCGGTGTGCGGCGGGTCGAGGCCTACGTCGGACTCGACTCGTTCCGTCACCTCGCCAAGGAACGCGCCCTGATGGCGGGGCTGGCGTCGTCGCTGAAGGTGCCCTCCGACGAGGTCCCCGCCCGGGTCGAGAACCTCGTGGAGCGGCTGCGGGCCGCCGAGAAGGAACTCGATCGGCTGCGGCTGGTCAACGCCCGAGCGGCGGCGGCCAACGCGGCCGCGGGCGCGGAGCAGATCGGCGGGATCAGGCTCGTCGCGCAGCGGATGGCGGGCGGGATCTCGGCCGGCGATCTGAGGTCTCTCGTCGGCGACATCCGCGGCAAGCTCGGCAGCGATCCGGCAGTGGTCGCGTTGATCTCCGAGGCGGACGACGACACGGTGCCGTTCGTCGTGGCGGTCAACCAGGCGGCGCAGGATCGTGGCCTGCGCGCCAACGATCTGGTGAAGGTGCTCGGGGCCGCGGTCAACGGCCGCGGCGGGGGTAAGGCGGACCTGGCGCAGGGGTCCGGCAAGGGGGCGGCAGGTATCGACGCCGCATTGGCAGCGATACGTGCGGAGATGGGCCGGAGTTAA
- the ruvX gene encoding Holliday junction resolvase RuvX: protein MPDTDWTSRVPDRPGDPNAAPDPGRGRRLGIDVGSVRIGVAVSDPDAVLATPVETVTRDRRSGRHLRRLTTLVGEFEAVEVVIGLPRTLGNRAGSSAQDATEVAGQLAARIAPVPVRLADERFTTVTAQRELREAGVRARGQKSMIDQAAAVGILQNWLDQRRAALPAHGEVLDD, encoded by the coding sequence GTGCCCGACACCGACTGGACCAGCCGCGTCCCCGACCGTCCCGGTGATCCGAACGCGGCCCCGGACCCGGGGCGCGGCCGCCGGCTCGGGATCGACGTCGGCTCGGTGCGCATCGGTGTCGCGGTCAGCGATCCCGACGCGGTGTTGGCCACGCCGGTGGAGACGGTGACACGGGACCGCAGGTCCGGCAGGCATCTGCGTCGGCTGACGACGTTGGTGGGGGAGTTCGAGGCGGTCGAGGTGGTGATCGGGTTGCCGCGCACACTGGGCAACCGGGCGGGATCCTCGGCGCAGGACGCCACCGAGGTGGCCGGCCAGCTGGCGGCGCGGATCGCGCCGGTGCCGGTGCGGCTCGCCGACGAGCGGTTCACCACGGTGACGGCGCAGCGGGAATTGCGGGAGGCGGGAGTACGGGCCCGTGGCCAGAAGTCGATGATCGACCAGGCCGCGGCGGTGGGGATCCTTCAGAACTGGCTGGACCAGCGGCGAGCAGCGTTGCCCGCACACGGAGAGGTCTTGGATGACTGA
- a CDS encoding replication-associated recombination protein A, whose amino-acid sequence MSDSLFDVPGEPAPPAAGPVGASVPLAVRMRPANLDEVVGQDHLLKPNSPLRRLIEGSGAASVILYGPPGTGKTTLASMISQATGRRFEALSALAAGVKEVRAVIDVARQAAVRGEQTVLFIDEVHRFSKTQQDALLAAVENRVVLLVAATTENPSFSVVAPLLSRSLILQLQPLTPADVTTVIRRAITDERGLGGRVTVSDDAIEQLVLLSAGDARRALTALEVATETVSESGETVTVEVIEQSLDKAALRYDRDGDQHYDVVSAFIKSVRGSDVDAALHYLARMLVAGEDPRFVARRLMILASEDIGMADPTALQIAVAAAQTVQLIGMPEAQLTLAQATVHLATAPKSNAVTTALGAAMADIRAGKAGQVPAHLRDGHYSGAQKLGNAVGYKYAHDHPGGVASQQYPPDELVGTDYYRPTNHGVEREISARVEKLRAIIRRSR is encoded by the coding sequence GTGTCCGACAGCCTGTTCGACGTGCCCGGGGAGCCCGCGCCGCCCGCCGCGGGGCCCGTCGGCGCGTCGGTTCCGCTGGCGGTGCGCATGCGTCCGGCGAACCTCGACGAGGTCGTCGGCCAGGACCACCTGCTCAAGCCCAACTCGCCACTGCGCCGCCTCATCGAGGGTTCCGGCGCGGCGTCGGTGATCCTGTACGGCCCGCCCGGCACCGGCAAGACCACGCTCGCCTCGATGATCTCCCAGGCCACCGGACGCCGGTTCGAGGCGCTGTCCGCGCTGGCGGCGGGGGTCAAGGAAGTGCGCGCCGTCATCGATGTGGCCCGCCAGGCCGCGGTGCGCGGCGAGCAGACCGTGCTGTTCATCGACGAGGTGCACCGGTTCTCCAAGACCCAGCAGGACGCGCTGCTGGCCGCGGTCGAGAACCGGGTGGTGCTGCTGGTCGCGGCCACCACCGAGAACCCGTCGTTCTCCGTCGTCGCACCGCTGCTGAGCCGATCGCTGATCCTGCAACTGCAACCGTTGACCCCGGCCGACGTCACGACGGTGATCCGCCGCGCGATCACCGACGAGCGCGGCCTGGGTGGCAGGGTGACCGTCAGCGACGACGCCATCGAGCAACTGGTGCTGTTGTCCGCCGGCGATGCCAGGCGCGCCCTGACCGCGTTGGAGGTCGCCACAGAAACAGTCTCCGAGTCGGGCGAGACGGTGACCGTCGAGGTGATCGAGCAGTCGCTGGACAAGGCGGCGCTGCGGTATGACCGCGACGGCGATCAGCACTACGACGTCGTCAGCGCGTTCATCAAGTCGGTGCGCGGGTCCGACGTCGACGCCGCCCTGCACTATCTGGCCCGGATGCTGGTCGCGGGGGAGGACCCGCGGTTCGTCGCCCGCAGGCTGATGATCCTCGCCAGCGAGGACATCGGGATGGCCGACCCCACCGCGCTGCAGATCGCGGTCGCGGCCGCGCAGACGGTCCAGCTGATCGGGATGCCGGAGGCGCAGCTGACGCTCGCGCAGGCGACCGTGCACCTGGCGACGGCACCCAAGTCCAACGCGGTCACCACCGCACTCGGGGCGGCGATGGCCGACATCCGGGCGGGCAAGGCGGGCCAGGTGCCGGCACACCTGCGCGACGGGCATTACTCGGGGGCGCAGAAGCTGGGCAACGCGGTGGGCTACAAGTACGCCCACGACCATCCCGGCGGCGTTGCGTCACAACAGTATCCGCCCGACGAGCTGGTCGGTACCGACTACTACCGGCCGACCAACCACGGTGTCGAGCGTGAGATCTCGGCGCGTGTGGAGAAGCTGCGCGCGATCATCCGCCGTTCGCGCTGA